TTCCTGTGACGCTGCGGCTCGCCTGTAGCACCATCTGCTGGAGATTGGACAGTGCTAGTGATGCGCGGTTGTACAATGTCGGAGTGACAGTCCGAGCCTTCTTTTGAGGTTTCGCAGGTGGTTTCGGAGTCGATTGTGCGGGGGAACCCTGGGTCGTGGGTTTGCCATTCGCGGTGTTACCATTACCATTCAATGCGCGTGACGATGGAGCAGCGGTTGCAGCAGATGAAGCGCGGGCTGCcttctcggcttcggctGCCTGCTTCATCTCTACGTCTCTTCGTTCCTGGTCTTTGCGTCTGGCCTCTTCGCGCTCCTTCTGCTCTTCCATCTCGCGCTCTCGCAGTTCTTCCAGTTCACGCTCACGTTGGGCGGTACCGTCCTTTTCGTCCTTCAAGCTAGCCAGCGCGTGCAGAAACGCTTCGCGGCGCTCGTCATCGAGCATGTCGTTCATCTCGATGAAGGTCTGCGCGTAGTCCAATTCGTTGTTGGCTGGCAGCACGTGCAGAGTGTACAGCTCCAGGATCTTCAGACGTGTGGTCAATTCCTTCGGCGAAGATGTTCCAGTCGACATGGGCGTGGGAATGCCTTCCTGCATGAAGGCCATCTGCGCCGCATCGGCTGATGCAGATAGATATGCCTCCAGACGCTGCTGGTTTAATGTCTGATCTTGCATGTGTCCCAACAGCAGCGTGGCCAAGTTCACAACCACGTCCGGATCAACATCTCCCTCACTTCCTCCATACCCGTGCTTGACCACATCTTCCCAGATTGATCCTTCGCGCGCTTTCGTCGCTAATTGTCTCCATCGTGTTGATCCGAACGAGTTCTTTCCTTCCTCCGCGCCCAAGTCGATGATGGCATGTATCAAGCTCAAGTAGAATACCCACACCTTTGTCCTTGTACCCTTGTTGCTCTGCGCGATCGGCGCTGCTCCTGTCTCTCCATCCGCGCTTCCATTCGCCGATTGTTGAGGAGTCACTATCGGTTCGAGAACTTCCAGAGCCTCCTTGAAGCGCTTGGTCAGGTATAGCTGGGTGGCCTGCTTGTAGGTTCTGACGATAAGCGAAGCCGTGGTGCGCGACCGCGAGAGGGACGAGATCGAGCTCGAGAGATACTGTGAGTCCAGTGAGTCCTGATACGTGACTGTTCCGGTGGTAGCCATGTCTGAGCGAATTGTCGAATGACGGTATCGTGTCGCGCGTGTGAGTGTGAGAGCTTGGATGTTGAGGTGGTGCGGGTCATGTGAGAGCCGAGGCCCTGGATGAAACGCGTTTTCCGCGTCGACCTCATCATGCCATACATGAAGAACTCAAACAAATTCACTGACAACTCTACACAAGAGGCATTGATACGAGCACCATCAATGAGTACGTCGCTATTGTTACATTGATCTATCAGCATACGAGAGCACCTGGTCTGAGTAAGCCCGTCCGCCATCGCTGCTCATCACATTTCCGTGAGACATTGGGCATTCTGGCAAacttccaccaccgcctcatCCAGCAGCTATTCTTGTCATCGACCGGTAGATTCACCAGCAAACACGCACATGCGTTGACACGGCGCTCGGCGCATGGTGGTCGCAGAGACTCTCATCAGCCAAAGCAAGTCTGCTCTCGCTCATTATCCTCACCTGCTCTTCCCTCGTCAAGCTGGTCTATTACCAGACTCCTTCCACGTCTACTTCCCTTTCTCTCCACAACACACTCGACTACTGAGCATATACCGAGCATTGCTTCCACCGATAAGGCGAGGAATACCGCCAGCATGGACGTCGACAAAACCTCATTCTACCCGCTTCTGCTGGACATCCTCACCGACATCTCCGATGCAGCCTTCGTCACCATAGATCTCGAGCTCTCCGGCATTCCCACCAAGGACCCTGCCGCCGGTAAACCTACCCTTCAACAGCGATACTTGGAAACGAAGGAAGCAGCTGAGCGGTATCAGATACTGCAAATCGGCATTACCTGCGTGGAGCAAGATGCCTCAAGTGGCAAATACGTTCTGAAGCCTTACAACTTCGACCTCAGTCCAGTGATCAATGAGCGCGGATTGGACGTCGAGCGGATCTTCTCCTATCAATCTGGAGCAGCCGAGTTCCTTCTCAAGGTGGGATTTGACATGGGCCGTCCGTTTACACATGGCGTTCCATACTTATCTCGCGCCGAGTCAAAAACTGCGCGGGAGAAGTTCGTGAAGAGGAATGATCGAGGTGCCGTGGCAGACATTGCAATCAAGCCTACCGAAGTCGAGTCCTTGGCCTTTCTGGCTCGTGTCAGGTCGCAAGTAGACGAATGGGTGGCGTCCACCTCTATGAAAACGCCGGAGTATCTGAATATTGTGCCTTTCGACTCAGACAACGTAAGCAATGAGCAGAAGCAGGAAGAGCTGTCACGTTTCGAGAAGCGTCTGGTCCATCAAATTGTCCGCGCGGAGTACCCTGAGCTCACGACTATCAGTCGGCGAGGTATGATTCAGGTTATCAAATTTGACCAGGAGCGAGAAGATCGGATTGCCGAGGGACGCAAGCGTGATCTCGAGGAACGCATTGCCCGTCAGAAGGGCTTTAGGTGGATCATCGATGCTATGCATGGTGGTAACATCACCAGCCTTGATTTGCGGGAATGCGCGAGGGATAGCGTGACAGGAGAGTACATCTTTGTCAACATGGATGACATGAAGGGACAGTTCCACCGTGCACAAGCATTGCTGAGGAACAATCCGAAGGTCCTGGTCGGCCACAACTGCTTCCTCGACTTGGTCTACATCTACCGCACCTTCATCGGCACCCTCCCAGACACCGTCGAGGAGTTTCAGAGAAAGCTTCACAAGCTTTGGCCCGTCATCGTGGACACCAAGTACATGTCAACGCACAATTGCGGTGACATCAGTCCAGCTAGCTCGCTTGAGCAAATTGCCGAGCAGTTGAGCGCTTTCCAGACCCCCGGCGTTGAGGTCGACCCTCAGCACTCGAAATATACAGATCTCGCTGCCTTCCACGAGGCCGGATACGACAGCTTCCTCACGGCTCAGGTGGCGGTGCGGCTATCTGCGAAGCTGGAACGTGAAGGCGCCTACGTGGATGACGATGCACACGGGGCTGAGCTGAAGGACGGTATGGCGGCTGTGAAGTTGACGGAGAAGGCACTCGACCATCAGAGCGCAGCGAACGGATCGAAAGCAAATGAACAGCAGGTCAATGGACAGGCGGATGGGACAGACAGTCTTAGAGAGGCAAACGGCTTCACTCCGTCCGTCCCTGGGCACAAGTGGAAGCGAACGGGTGAGCCGACGCTGGAGGCTGCGCCAGAAGGAGACTTCTTCGAGTACGATCCCACGGACCGCAAGCCTCGCGGGCAGTCCATCGGCACGACCATTCCGGGTGGAATGCCTCGCTTTGGCAGCGACTTCTGGCGCGTCTACGGCAACAAGCTCCGCGTGTTCGGCACGCAAGAAGGCGTGTGTGTGCTCGATGCTTCGGCTGAGTGGCCAACTTCGGACGAGGGAGGTGTTGAGGTCTGAGGAGGTTTCGATCCGGTGTGCTGCGAGCATGAGAAAAGTTGCGCTGTCTCTCCCCCAAGAAGGAGAACCGAAAGCGTTCGATTTGAGTTGTGTGCTGCTTAGCCATCGAGTAGGTGCGAGCAATCCTAGGCAGAGCTGCATTCATCTCAACAACCCAAAACTTCTGTTCCTATTCTGTTCTCTATCGTAATGCTCCGTCGTGATTTATCATCGCTTACCAGGCCTCTTCGGTCTGGCGAACCCACTGCTCGGTTTCGTCTCAGCAGCCGCTGGTTCAGCGCCGgtctctccaccacctcccagCATCTCCGCTGTAATCTCACTCGGCTCCGTCGCCTCCAGCGACTTCGAAACCACAATTTGTGCGTCCCTCTCCGCCACAATCCTCGTCCAACTTTTACTCGTGCTGTAAATCATCCTCTCCTTAATCTTGGACCCCGTTGGACACGTATAAATGAACAGAATATTCGCCTCCGATCCTGCTGCCGCCGCTGGGTGCGAGTAGAATGTGTATCTCGGCTCGTCCTTCGCGATCAAACCCGCCACGCTCTCCGGCTGCACCGAGTCCACTGAAGAATCCAACTGCAGCGTCTCGTTCGGTAGCACGTACTTCAACGATACCAGTGTTCCTCGACACCCTTCCTCTTTCAGCGACTGTAGTGCCTCCAACACGCCTTCTCCTGTTGGCACATTGACTTTACTGCTCACATGTCCGCGGCGTGTACTCGTTCCCTGCGACTCTTGTGCCTCTGCATCTTTGACACCTGCTAGTccggcttcttcctccgtcAACGGCGCAGAGAGCTTCTCGTGCTGCTCATGTTTCGCCCAGCCCTTCGCCGTGAGTTCGTCGAGTTCAGTCGCAAACAACGTATCGCGAAACCTTTCGATGCCGAGTTCTCGGACGAGCGTCAGTCGTGTTGAGGCGAAGAGCATCTTTTGTCGTACGGGAGCGGCATTGGGAACGAAGGTCACTGCTACGTAGCCGTTGGCTGCGGAAGGGTCGACTTTGAGGAGAATGTAggtcgcggcggtggaggagagatgTGATTGGAGCTTCTGGAGGTCTTCTTTGAAGTCGGAGGATTCGAGTGCAATGGTCGTTATGGGTACGAGTTGTTCGTTGGAGATGCCTGCGAGGAGGGCCCGCTGGTTCGAGGCGGAGACGAAGGTGTTGAAGGCATCGTGGAGCTCTTTCGAGGCTGGACAGTTTGTTAGTCTGGTAAAGTGGCTGTGTGCATGGTGGTTTTGTTTTTACCTGAGATTCCTGACTGCATGGTGAACTGatgtgttgatgttgatgttgatgttgttcaCAGAAGTTCCAGGTTGTCTCAGCTACGATGTTGAAGTGCCCTGCCAATGGAGGGGTCGACGTCGTGGGTTCCATCAACTCACCAAGCCCTCGAAGCAACATGGAATCTCATCAGGACACTCTCGACCGGAACATTTCTCCCAACGCTCTCAGACCTTCTATCGTTGTTGAAACGTCCAGAATCGCGGCGAGGAGCATGGTCCCCCTTCAGAGCCGTGAGAGAAAAATAGATCCGTGTACCCGCATCTGATGCTGCCATCCGACCCGAACTCCACTTCCGCTCACCTTCACGAAGTACTGTTCCGACCAGTATTGCCGAGAACACTATCGACGGTATTGTTCATCTGCCCCTCTGATATTTCCATTTTACCATCAAGGTTCCCATAAGAAGCTCCAGTTGGGTCGTGTAGGCAGCATCGAAAGCAAGCCACAACATCAAGTCATCAACTCGTACGAATCCACGATGGAGTTCATAGTCGGTACCTTCAATCACCCTtccctctttctcctccagTTCCACCCACCTACAGCCTCCTCCCCCGGCACGCTCAATTTTATAAAGGAACACGCCGCTATCGGTGGCCACTCCTGGCTCTCCCTCTCAAAAGACAAGAAATATCTCTACTGCACCGCTTGGACTTCCAAACCCTCAATCGCCGCCTACCGCATCGCTTCTTCCGGCTGGGATGTCCAGTTCATCAACGCAAAGCACGTCAAAGCTCTTTCGGGCTACGTCTGCAGCAATGAGACCCACGTATTCAGCGCAGGCGGTCCTTCCGGCGAAGTCTTCAAGCTTGAAGCCGATGGTGCGATTGGCGATCTCGTGCAGGAAATGGACTTTATCACAGGCCAAGGCGAGAACCAGAGCGAGAAACGTGGAGCTGTTGCACATGGAGACTTTGGCGGTTTGAGGCATGGTGCACATAGTGTGGATTTGAGCCCGGATGGGAAGGCGCTGTATATCGCGGACATCGGGAGGAATTGCATCTGGACGTACAAGGTACTGCACTCGAAACGAGCGATCAACGACCCACCATTGGAGCTTGGATCAAAGCACATATCACCGAGGAGCCATGACGGTCCGAGACATACCTGGCCACATCCGAGCGGAAAGGTTTTGTACAGTTTGCAGGAACATAGCAGTATGGTGGATGTCTTCGCGGTGGCCGACGACGGCGTGACGTTGGAGCACAAGCAGGGTGGGAAGCTGTTACCAGAAGGCAAAGACTGCAAGGAGTTCTGGGCGGATGAAGTGCGGTACTCGACGGGCCCGGACGCTGCGAAGCCGAAGTATCTGTATGCTTCGAATCGCGGGCTGGAGTCAGGAACGCTGGGCTATGTGGCCGTATTTGAGCTAGACGAGCAAGGCCTGTTGAAGAGCGAGCAGGCGATCGACATTTGGCAGACACCGACCTCTGGTGGGCTTGCGAATGCAATTGAGCCGGCGCCGTGGAAGAAGGAGTTTGGTGATGTTGAGTACTTGGCTATGTGCGATAGTGAAGAGGGGATGGTGTTCGTTTTGAGCTTTGATGGAAAGGCTGTGAAAGAGGTTGCGAGAGTAAATCTGGGCAAGACGGAAGATGGCAAGGCTATTGGTGCTGCGACTCCAGTGTGGTTGTAGCAGCAAGATACTACATTGCGTTACTCTCATATCCAATTCAGACTGGCCATGAATATCGACGGCTCGACGACCCCCACTCTCATCAATTTTCGGGCCCCTCCAACGCGCCTTCCTCGCGTCTCCCTGCACGTCTCCTGCCTGCACAATTTACACCTTTAATCTCATACACTCTTTTGTCTTCTCGCAATGGACCTCGACATATCAGACATCCTCGCATCCGTCTCTGCGCCTTCAATCCCACAGAAAACCCTCGATCTCCAAGCCCTGACGCGAGCATGGATCAACGAACGCTCTTCGCCGGAGCTGCTTCCCTACCCGACAGAACTGATGCAGAGAGCTATGGATGGGGTCAAGAATCAGGTGTGGCATCAATGGTCCTATGGAGGCGCTCAGCACGGAATGCGACAATGAATGCTCATGAGTGGAATGCAGATTGAGATTATCGAGTCCATGACCGGAGCCATGGACCCCACGGCCAACTTCACGCTCATAATTCTGCAAACAGAATTGGAAAGAGTAAAGTTCTTATTACGATCGTACCTGCGAGCTCGGATTGCGAAGGTACGTTTCTCATTGAGAGGGACGGAGAGTAAGACTGAACCTATTGAACGAATAGATCGATAAACATCCTCTCCACTACCGCTCCCTCGCCGTCTCGAGTGCTCCCGACCGACCTCTACTCTCAACGCTCGAGATACAATATCTCGCTTCGCACCAAGCATTACTGGCATCGCATTACCATTCTTCCTTCCTATCACTATTCCCCGCAAATCTACAACGGCTGGACGACACAGGCGGAGGAGTCAGCATGGTGGACAAGCCGGACGAGGACACAGCGGTATTCTGCAGGGTGCTAAGAGATGGATTCGCGCAGAGGCCAGCGGACGATGATATCGAGCTTAAGAGAGGGGATATATGGGTACTCAGATGGAGTGCGATCAAGGACAGCGTTTGGAGTGGAGACGTTGAGCTGATATGAAGAGGGCATGGCAGCGACGCAGTTCACAATGATACCCGAGGAAGGAGCGACACAAAGGCCGACTATTTGCAGTGGATCGAGTCATGGCATATATGCTACAGTCTGCTATTTGGCCTACAGTTAAGCTCAACGATCAGC
This is a stretch of genomic DNA from Zymoseptoria tritici IPO323 chromosome 3, whole genome shotgun sequence. It encodes these proteins:
- the MLE gene encoding muconate cycloisomerase I, MLE (Cis,cis-muconate lactonizing enzyme(MLE). This enzyme is part of the beta-ketoadipate pathway.), which gives rise to MEFIVGTFNHPSLFLLQFHPPTASSPGTLNFIKEHAAIGGHSWLSLSKDKKYLYCTAWTSKPSIAAYRIASSGWDVQFINAKHVKALSGYVCSNETHVFSAGGPSGEVFKLEADGAIGDLVQEMDFITGQGENQSEKRGAVAHGDFGGLRHGAHSVDLSPDGKALYIADIGRNCIWTYKVLHSKRAINDPPLELGSKHISPRSHDGPRHTWPHPSGKVLYSLQEHSSMVDVFAVADDGVTLEHKQGGKLLPEGKDCKEFWADEVRYSTGPDAAKPKYLYASNRGLESGTLGYVAVFELDEQGLLKSEQAIDIWQTPTSGGLANAIEPAPWKKEFGDVEYLAMCDSEEGMVFVLSFDGKAVKEVARVNLGKTEDGKAIGAATPVWL